Proteins encoded together in one Triticum dicoccoides isolate Atlit2015 ecotype Zavitan chromosome 7B, WEW_v2.0, whole genome shotgun sequence window:
- the LOC119338356 gene encoding squamosa promoter-binding-like protein 16: MDWDLKMPPGAWDLTELENDAAAAPAAAQASAGGIANAAGRPECSVDLKLGGLGECGAAPDSRGLGKAPAEAASSASAPSAAKRPRASSGGGGWSGAGQQQCPSCAVDGCRADLSKCRDYHRRHKVCEAHSKTPVVTVAGREMRFCQQCSRFHLLTEFDEAKRSCRKRLDGHNRRRRKPQPDVMNSASFMTSQQGTRFSPFPTPRPEQNWPGIIKTEENPYYAHQLPLGISNRQHFGGSASTYAKEGRRFPFLQEGEINFATGVALEPSVCQPLLKTVAPPESSSSSSKMFSDGLTPVLDSDCALSLLSAPANSSGIDVGPMVQQTEHIPIAQPLFSNLQFSSSSWFSRTQASTGTVSATGFSCPVGENEQLNNVLSSDNNDLNYNGIFHVGSEGSSDGAPPSLPFPWQ; encoded by the exons ATGGACTGGGATCTCAAGATGCCGCCCGGCGCCTGGGACCTCACCGAGCTGGAGAACGACGCGGCCGCTGCGCCGGCGGCTGCCCAGGCGTCGGCCGGCGGCATTGCTAATGCGGCCGGCCGGCCGGAGTGCTCCGTGGACCTGAAGCTCGGCGGGCTCGGCGAGTGCGGCGCTGCTCCGGACAGCCGCGGCCTCGGCAAAGCGCCGGCCGAGGCGGCGTCCTCGGCGTCGGCGCCCAGCGCGGCGAAGCGGCCGCGCGCGTCGTCGGGAGGGGGAGGTTGGAGCGGCGCGGGGCAGCAGCAGTGTCCGTCGTGCGCGGTGGACGGGTGTAGGGCGGACCTGAGCAAGTGCCGCGACTACCATCGCCGGCACAAGGTGTGCGAGGCGCACTCCAAGACCCCCGTCGTCACCGTCGCCGGCCGCGAGATGCGCTTCTGCCAACAGTGCAGCAG GTTTCACCTGCTTACGGAGTTTGATGAGGCCAAACGCAGCTGTAGAAAGCGTCTTGATGGGCACAACCGTCGCCGCAGGAAACCGCAGCCAGATGTGATGAATTCTGCAAGTTTTATGACAAGTCAACAAG GAACAAGGTTTTCACCATTTCCAACTCCAAGACCGGAGCAAAACTGGCCAGGGATCATTAAAACTGAGGAGAACCCCTATTACGCACATCAACTCCCTCTAGGCATCAGCAACAGGCAGCATTTTGGTGGCTCTGCGTCGACTTACGCCAAAGAAGGACGGCGATTTCCTTTCCTGCAGGAAGGCGAAATAAACTTTGCCACTGGTGTGGCACTCGAGCCTTCAGTGTGCCAACCGCTCCTCAAGACGGTAGCTCCTcccgagagcagcagcagcagcagcaagatgTTCTCTGATGGGCTGACTCCAGTGCTGGACTCAGACTGTGCTCTCTCTCTTCTGTCAGCTCCGGCAAACTCCTCTGGTATCGATGTTGGCCCGATGGTCCAACAGACTGAACACATCCCCATTGCCCAGCCTCTGTTCTCCAACCTGCAATTCAGCAGCTCGTCCTGGTTCTCGCGCACCCAGGCTTCCACCGGTACCGTCTCAGCGACTGGATTTTCCTGCCCTGTGGGGGAAAATGAGCAACTGAACAATGTGCTAAGCTCGGACAACAATGACTTGAACTACAATGGGATATTTCATGTCGGCAGTGAAGGCTCGTCGGACGGCGCCCCGCCATCTCTGCCCTTCCCGTGGCAGTAG